TCGTTAGGAGTATTTCCACCTCACGCCGTGAATCGCTTCACGACCTGCGGCTTCACCACTGCAAAACTTTTTCGGGTTCGCCATCTGCGTTGGCTTGAATTAAGGGATCGCCTGCCTGCTGCGTCCCACCAACGGTCTTTGATAACCGGTTGCCCGCGCTACTGCACGAACAACCGCCCAAAGCCCATGTAGGCCGCTTCGCGAACGAAGCGGCCCGAATACTTGCTTACTGTGCTGCCAGCGTAGCCTGGTCGACACGCACGCCGACGCCCATCGTGCTCGACAGTGCGATCTTGCGCAGGTAGATGCCCTTGCTCGTTGCCGGCTTCGCCTTCTGCAGCGCTTCGATCAGCGCCGACAGGTTCGAACGCAGTGCGGTCGATTCGAACGATGCACGGCCGATGGTCGCGTGGATGATACCGGCCTTGTCGACACGGAATTGCACCTGACCAGCCTTCGCGTTCTTGACGGCGGTTGCGACGTCCGGCGTGACCGTGCCGACCTTCGGGTTCGGCATCAGGCCGCGCGGGCCGAGGATCTGGCCGAGCGTACCGACGATACGCATCGTGTCCGGCGAAGCGATCACGATGTCGAAGTCCA
This window of the Burkholderia cepacia GG4 genome carries:
- the rplA gene encoding 50S ribosomal protein L1 — protein: MAKISKRRQAFAAKVDRQKLYAIEDALALVKECASAKFNESIDVAVQLGIDAKKSDQVVRGSVVLPAGTGKSVRVAVFAQGEKAEQARAAGAEIVGMEDLAEQIKAGQMDFDIVIASPDTMRIVGTLGQILGPRGLMPNPKVGTVTPDVATAVKNAKAGQVQFRVDKAGIIHATIGRASFESTALRSNLSALIEALQKAKPATSKGIYLRKIALSSTMGVGVRVDQATLAAQ